The proteins below come from a single Drosophila kikkawai strain 14028-0561.14 chromosome 3R, DkikHiC1v2, whole genome shotgun sequence genomic window:
- the LOC108071351 gene encoding phenoloxidase-activating factor 3, translated as MLGQSALITLLLGLLRIGSEVQSAPDTVQCGLFDEDNFLRLGSFAYPTEHQWVARVTFTKGFEGKIRENGCLGVLISKRTVLAPAHCFVQFNGMAEGLSVHLGVFNKSTPINEPSCDPDGFCVRPAQEIKLAEVAIHPEYDSLTLKNSLAVLTLQRDAKLNANVMPICMPPPHLVNQTLVAQTFVVAGLRTVRDLRLKLTVNTLSRSFCQSKVSSLVTSSTTVCGYQSKPERFYTGAPLVGMQVKGQATQNFYLVGLMLDWRWENSRIMSSFLAINNYLDFIYQNSDSLIVRS; from the exons ATGCTTGGACAAAGCGCACTGATCACCTTACTGCTGGGACTGCTTCGGATTGGCTCCGAGGTGCAATCAGCCCCGGACACCGTGCAGTGCGGCCTTTTCGATGAGGACAACTTCCTCAGGCTGGGCAGCTTCGCCTATCCCACGGAGCACCAGTGGGTGGCCCGGGTCACCTTTACCAAGG GTTTCGAGGGCAAGATCCGGGAGAACGGTTGCCTGGGCGTGCTGATATCCAAGCGGACGGTGCTGGCTCCAGCCCATTGCTTCGTGCAATTTAACGGAATGGCGGAAGGCCTGTCCGTGCACCTGGGCGTCTTCAACAAGAGCACTCCCATCAATGAGCCCTCCTGCGACCCGGACGGCTTTTGCGTGCGCCCGGCCCAGGAGATCAAACTGGCCGAAGTGGCCATCCACCCGGAGTACGATTCCCTGACGCTAAAGAACAGCCTGGCGGTGCTCACCCTGCAGCGGGACGCCAAGCTCAATGCGAACGTAATGCCCATCTGCATGCCGCCTCCCCACTTGGTCAATCAGACGCTGGTGGCTCAGACATTCGTAGTGGCCGGGCTTCGCACTGTGAGGGACCTTCGGCTGAAGCTCACGGTGAACACACTCAGCCGTTCCTTCTGCCAGTCAAAGGTCAGCTCGCTGGTCACCAGCAGCACCACGGTCTGCGGTTACCAAAGCAAGCCGGAGCGCTTCTACACAGGGGCGCCGCTGGTTGGGATGCAGGTGAAGGGTCAAGCCACCCAGAACTTCTACCTGGTTGGCCTGATGCTGGACTGGCGTTGGGAGAACAGCCGAATCATGTCCAGCTTCCTGGCCATCAACAACTATCTGGACTTTATCTACCAGAATTCCGACTCACTGATTGTACGCTCCTGa
- the LOC108071249 gene encoding phenoloxidase-activating factor 3-like — protein sequence MRAEDFLISLTTLPILFSALHASSVVQCGKFNINQFENKAEITDLDEHPWIGRIERSDKDGAYAFVCVGVLIGSRHVLTPAHCVARVSPEAVHLIFGDWDASNNNTAADCDKGVCAPPGQLRSVSKITIHPDYKERDHQNDLAVIELDKNVEFSEYVEPICLPPAESVTNRSGLIVAGYQIPEGRPDNSLAYRRHKMKFEQSENTECHEESWSDVICWTTDRNPLSGSALVEASGSPRKYYLDGIVVVSFNLLGYHRGCLSIRSHLDWIRQNTSQ from the exons ATGAGAGCTGAGGATTTTCTGATTTCCCTGACGACTTTGCCCATATTGTTCTCAG CACTCCATGCGTCGTCGGTTGTCCAATGTGGAAAATTCaatataaatcaatttgaaaataaggcCGAGATTACCGACCTGGACGAGCATCCGTGGATCGGACGTATAGAACGCAGCGACAAGGATGGAGCTTACGCCTTCGTGTGCGTCGGCGTCCTTATAGGTTCCCGCCATGTCCTGACACCAGCTCACTGCGTGGCCAGGGTTTCTCCTGAAGCCGTCCACCTGATTTTCGGCGACTGGGATGCCAGCAATAACAACACAGCTGCCGATTGCGACAAGGGCGTCTGCGCTCCGCCGGGCCAGCTACGGTCTGTAAGCAAGATCACCATCCATCCAGACTACAAGGAGAGAGACCACCAAAATGACTTGGCCGTGATTGAGCTGGACAAGAATGTGGAGTTCTCCGAGTACGTTGAGCCCATATGCTTGCCTCCGGCCGAGTCTGTGACCAACCGCTCAGGTCTCATCGTGGCGGGCTACCAGATACCTGAAGGCCGGCCCGACAATTCACTGGCATATAGACGCCACAAGATGAAGTTCGAGCAATCTGAAAACACAGAGTGCCACGAGGAGTCCTGGTCAGATGTCATCTGCTGGACGACCGACCGGAACCCTCTCTCCGGGTCTGCTTTAGTTGAGGCTTCCGGAAGTCCTCGGAAATACTATCTAGATGGTATTGTGGTGGTCTCCTTTAATTTACTCGGATACCACAGGGGCTGCTTAAGTATTCGATCCCACCTGGACTGGATCCGGCAGAATACGTCCCAGTGA
- the LOC108071272 gene encoding plasma kallikrein-like yields MLSPRTLAILVALSSIAQGYFHSESSALECLDIESLNGLETEQLSWLGRIRYTRSSGGVWYPCSGVAITPHHVLAPAHCVMFQEKRDIFSFLVDKKLHAVSQVFIHPEYRLESSTHDVAVLKLNHSLSSCLALSEVEGFESLIGQRLDVVSSAEKHPKNVHAQAKVTGQSYCQRKFKDFKISENEVCAHLLHRNNEFLNGAALLGVKWLSGTESWRLLGISTHGPYERNNQVPDLYTLVAPYAKWIKNITKMY; encoded by the exons ATGCTCTCACCCAGAACGCTGGCTATCTTGGTCGCTTTATCAAGTATTGCTCAGGGCT ATTTCCATTCGGAGAGCTCGGCTCTGGAGTGTCTGGACATTGAATCACTGAACGGTCTTGAGACGGAGCAACTGAGCTGGCTGGGCAGGATCCGGTACACCCGGTCTTCCGGCGGAGTGTGGTATCCATGCTCCGGCGTTGCCATCACCCCCCACCACGTCCTCGCTCCCGCCCACTGTGTAATGTTCCAGGAGAAAAGGGATATATTCAGCTTCTTGGTGGACAAAAAATTGCACGCCGTCAGTCAAGTCTTCATTCACCCCGAATATCGCCTGGAGAGCTCAACTCACGATGTGGCGGTCTTAAAGCTTAATCACAGTCTCAGCTCTTGCCTGGCTCTGTCCGAGGTCGAGGGCTTCGAATCCCTGATTGGCCAGCGCTTGGATGTGGTCAGCTCGGCGGAGAAGCACCCGAAGAACGTCCACGCCCAGGCCAAGGTTACGGGTCAATCATACTGCCAGCGTaaatttaaggattttaaaatcTCTGAGAACGAGGTGTGTGCGCACCTCCTCCACCGAAACAATGAGTTTCTGAATGGTGCAGCTTTGTTGGGGGTCAAATGGTTAAGCGGAACTGAGTCCTGGCGCCTACTTGGAATATCAACACACGGACCCTACGAAAGGAACAACCAGGTGCCTGACCTATATACTCTTGTTGCCCCGTACGCAAAGTGGATTAAGAATATAACCAAGATGTACTGA
- the Cdk2 gene encoding cyclin-dependent kinase 2, with amino-acid sequence MNTILNNFQRAEKIGEGTYGIVYKARSNATGQDVALKKIRLEGETEGVPSTAIREISLLKNLKHKNVVQLFDVVISGNNLYMIFEYLNMDLKKLMDKKKDVFTPQLIKSYMYQIFDALGFCHTNRILHRDLKPQNLLVDTEGKIKLADFGLARAFNMPMRAYTHEVVTLWYRAPEILLGTKFYSTGVDIWSLGCIFAEMIMRRSLFPGDSEIDQLYRIFRTLGTPDETKWPGVTQLPDFKAKFPKWEANMPQVLTEHEANDLIMSMLCYDPNLRISAKDALLHTYFKDVQHVDHVALPVDPNAGSASRLTRLV; translated from the exons ATGAACACCATTCTAAACAACTTCCAACGGGCCGAGAAAATCGGCGAGGGCACCTACGGCATTGTCTACAAGGCGCGGAGCAACGCCACCGGCCAGGATGTGGCGCTCAAGAAGATCCGTCTGGAAGG AGAGACGGAGGGCGTCCCCTCGACCGCCATTCGGGAGATCTCGCTGCTGAAGAACCTCAAGCACAAGAATGTGGTGCAGCTCTTCGACGTGGTCATCTCGGGGAACAATCTGTACATGATATTCGAATACCTCAACATGGACCTGAAGAAGTTGATGGACAAGAAGAAGGATGTGTTTACGCCCCAGCTGATCAAA AGCTACATGTACCAGATCTTCGACGCCCTAGGATTCTGCCACACAAACCGCATTCTGCATCGCGATCTCAAGCCCCAGAACCTACTTGTGGACACTGAGGGCAAAATTAAG TTGGCTGACTTCGGTCTGGCGCGAGCCTTCAATATGCCCATGCGAGCCTATACCCATGAAGTGGTCACCCTGTGGTACCGTGCCCCAGAGATTCTGTTGGGCACCAAATTTTACTCCACCGGAGTGGACATCTGGAGTCTGGGCTGCATATTTGCCGAAATG ATCATGCGCCGCTCCCTATTTCCCGGGGACAGTGAAATCGACCAGCTGTACAGGATATTCCGCACCTTGGGCACGCCTGACGAGACCAAATGGCCGGGGGTGACGCAGCTGCCGGACTTCAAGGCCAAGTTTCCCAAGTGGGAGGCGAATATGCCGCAGGTCCTCACCGAGCACGAGGCCAACGATCTGATAATG TCCATGCTGTGCTACGATCCCAACCTGCGTATCTCCGCCAAGGACGCCCTGCTGCACACTTACTTTAAGGACGTGCAACACGTTGACCATGTTGCCCTGCCTGTGGACCCCAATGCCGGCAGTGCCTCCCGCCTCACGAGGCTCGTTTGA
- the LOC108071258 gene encoding uncharacterized protein, with translation MKWAVCVALLLFVAWSYPAQAVRISALETQQRWPQKAKISSRNYPIEYVLLPNAKGGYRRRYVHGLGKAAPATTTERPLVRVWNSFVRSVQPAFSFRNLTNPLANFFNDGSANIIETSPVLIQSYDEEQELPYEEPAPLTSPSSSKRNRKRRKQLKRRPVYDSDESEDPYGSYEPYYAPPPHPAHPQPMFFYDTNSGSYYGVQRFSPQDFQASFYHYPDQQQGELEQDENEQEEPAVMRRLGHRKVTLLRPLPVSPPKTPSAAKLTELSEPEATNESEDTIEETESDSDDSSASADATTGEDESDMATHSPLSESMRNALGAYMRDDRHSRQRQRQTSEGAGAFDAEAKVSPRLHPRRFFRLGAW, from the exons ATGAAGTGGGCCGTTTGTGTGGCCTTGTTATTATTTGTGGCTTGGAGTTATCCTGCCCAAGCAGTCAGGATATCAGCTCTTGAAACTCAACAACGCTGGCCCCAGAAGGCCAAGATAAG CTCCAGGAACTATCCCATCGAGTATGTGCTCCTGCCTAATGCCAAAGGTGGATACAGGAGGCGTTATGTCCACGGACTGGGCAAGGCAGCTCCAGCCACTACCACTGAGCGCCCTTTGGTCCGCGTCTGGAATAGCTTTGTTCGCAGTGTCCAGCCCGCCTTCAGTTTCCGCAACCTGACCAATCCGCTGGCTAACTTCTTCAACGACGGCAGTGCCAATATTATCGAGACGTCGCCAGTTCTCATTCAATCCTACGACGAAGAACAGGAGCTTCCGTACGAGGAACCTGCCCCATTAACCTCGCCGAGCTCCAGCAAGCGCAACCGGAAGCGCCGCAAGCAGCTAAAGCGCCGCCCCGTCTACGATTCGGATGAAAGTGAAGATCCCTACGGCTCGTATGAACCCTACTATGCACCACCGCCCCATCCAGCCCACCCTCAGCCCATGTTCTTCTACGATACCAACTCCGGCAGCTATTACGGAGTGCAGCGCTTCAGTCCACAGGACTTCCAGGCCAGTTTCTACCACTACCCTGACCAGCAGCAGGGTGAACTAGAGCAGGACGAGAACGAGCAGGAAGAGCCGGCCGTGATGCGGAGGCTTGGTCACCGGAAGGTTACCCTTCTGCGCCCCCTGCCAGTGTCGCCACCCAAAACCCCATCCGCAGCCAAGTTAACCGAACTCAGCGAACCAGAAGCGACCAATGAAAGCGAAGACACGATTGAGGAGACCGAAAGCGATTCCGACGACAGCAGCGCATCGGCAGATGCAACAACTGGCGAAGACGAGAGCGACATGGCCACCCACTCACCTCTCTCCGAGAGCATGCGCAATGCCCTGGGCGCGTACATGCGCGACGATCGCCATTCGCGGCAGCGTCAGAGGCAAACTAGCGAGGGAGCAGGAGCATTTGACGCCGAGGCCAAGGTCTCGCCTCGCCTTCATCCACGCCGCTTCTTTCGGCTGGGCGCCTGGTGA
- the LOC138927829 gene encoding chymotrypsin-2-like, producing MPASHCLFLVVAFVVLAIITKVIFGTVTCGRLAETQLYNNKPFTEQDEHSWLGRIIYRYVNGSSTYRCAAVLLDSRNVLAPALCLKGKAIQEHTPHAVTFETPECLSVGSVPRAFEIERIFVPPEYNETAYQNDLAVIRLAEEVPFSKTVQPICLPQSAENSRALAGMNLELIGHELGNYRPDSLRVKTHAHMLDQTLCQKLYQQISPQQICGYVSGSPLQAGSILVGVRLIDGEPVQYYLIGHLLAGYNEIVDGADLFMYIAPYKDWIEKIMKTEN from the exons ATGCCAGCCAGTCACTGCCTGTTTCTTGTTGTGGCATTCGTTGTACTTGCCATAA TTACTAAGGTGATTTTCGGAACGGTAACATGTGGCCGTCTGGCTGAGACTCAGCTGTACAATAACAAACCATTCACGGAGCAGGACGAGCACTCTTGGCTAGGACGTATCATCTATAGATATGTGAACGGATCATCCACATACCGCTGTGCTGCCGTCCTTCTTGATTCTCGCAATGTCCTGGCGCCCGCGCTCTGCTTGAAGGGCAAGGCCATACAAGAGCATACTCCCCACGCGGTGACGTTTGAAACTCCGGAGTGCCTATCAGTCGGATCGGTGCCGAGGGCTTTTGAAATTGAAAGGATCTTCGTTCCCCCAGAATATAACGAGACCGCCTATCAGAACGACCTGGCCGTGATCCGACTGGCGGAAGAGGTGCCCTTCTCGAAGACAGTCCAGCCCATATGTTTGCCTCAGTCCGCAGAGAATTCACGGGCGTTGGCCGGAATGAACTTGGAACTGATTGGCCACGAACTGGGGAACTACCGTCCGGACAGTCTGCGCGTCAAGACACATGCCCACATGCTAGATCAAACGTTGTGCCAGAAGTTGTACCAGCAGATTTCTCCGCAACAAATCTGTGGCTATGTCAGTGGAAGTCCCTTGCAGGCAGGATCCATTCTGGTTGGCGTTCGCCTCATCGACGGCGAGCCTGTACAATATTACCTTATCGGGCATCTGTTGGCCGGATACAATGAGATAGTCGACGGAGCAGACCTCTTTATGTACATCGCACCCTATAAGGATTGGATAGAGAAAATAATGAAGACCGAAAATTAA
- the LOC108071267 gene encoding phenoloxidase-activating factor 3: MRSPVFLISLVSLSILFSTAVGQNCGKLDEKQFKNNSTTTEIDEHPWIARVEHTDRSGDRSWGCVGVLIDARRVLTAAHCVLRPTFEVTAVIFGDWDGSNDVADPDCNSEGRCTPTPQRVTVSEVKVRPDYSPENIQNDLAIITLRKDVEYSDYIQPICLPSATKSEVPNGDLTVAGFERPPLRERGEVNLIKERIKMPFTRKSGAECHKQLSQFPAELICGSTERDPLSGSALVETSGTPRKYHLTGIAVAGFYSKSLKTDFQGHVNIRSHLNWINAL; this comes from the exons ATGCGGTCCCCTGTTTTTCTCATTTCGCTGGTGTCGTtatccattttattttcaa CCGCCGTTGGACAGAATTGCGGAAAACTCGATGAAAAGCAGTTCAAAAACAATAGCACCACGACGGAGATAGATGAGCATCCGTGGATTGCCAGAGTCGAGCACACCGATAGGAGTGGTGACCGTTCCTGGGGCTGCGTGGGCGTCCTCATAGATGCACGCCGGGTCCTAACTGCCGCTCACTGCGTTTTAAGGCCTACCTTTGAGGTTACAGCCGTGATTTTCGGCGACTGGGATGGCAGCAATGATGTCGCTGATCCGGATTGCAATAGTGAGGGACGCTGCACCCCCACGCCCCAGCGAGTGACTGTCAGCGAGGTCAAAGTTAGACCAGATTACTCACCTGAGAATATCCAAAATGACCTGGCTATAATCACGCTTCGGAAGGACGTGGAGTACAGCGACTACATCCAACCCATATGCCTGCCTTCGGCCACCAAAAGCGAAGTGCCCAATGGAGATCTTACAGTGGCAGGCTTCGAAAGACCCCCGCTGAGGGAGAGGGGAGAGGTCAATCTTATCAAGGAGCGTATAAAGATGCCGTTTACAAGGAAAAGTGGCGCCGAGTGCCACAAACAGCTTTCGCAGTTTCCGGCAGAGCTCATCTGCGGCAGCACCGAACGAGATCCCCTCTCCGGTAGTGCTTTGGTGGAGACTTCAGGCACTCCTCGAAAGTACCACTTAACTGGCATTGCAGTGGCGGGCTTTTACTCCAAATCCTTGAAAACTGATTTCCAAGGCCATGTAAACATCAGATCCCACTTGAATTGGATAAATgctttgtaa